Proteins from a single region of Sphaerochaeta globosa str. Buddy:
- a CDS encoding JAB domain-containing protein — MRSEVMKKYENLKKQQLIDILVSMAVSETPSIGTPSEVYSRLIKCIPLEDFFFNEHFFSITLNGAHQVVDVHAITKGLVNRTLVHPREVFRPVILDNATAIVIAHNHPSGNLEPSMEDKDITMRLRQAGDILGIKVLDHLIFSPNGYHSMLENEEF; from the coding sequence ATGAGAAGCGAAGTAATGAAAAAATATGAGAACCTGAAGAAACAACAGCTTATTGATATCTTGGTGAGCATGGCTGTCTCCGAGACACCGTCGATCGGCACACCATCGGAGGTTTATAGCAGGCTTATCAAGTGCATTCCGCTTGAAGATTTCTTCTTCAATGAACACTTTTTCAGCATAACGCTGAACGGAGCGCATCAGGTTGTTGATGTTCACGCCATTACCAAAGGATTGGTCAATAGAACATTGGTTCATCCACGGGAAGTGTTTCGTCCAGTCATCTTGGATAATGCAACGGCTATCGTCATTGCACACAATCATCCAAGCGGCAATCTTGAGCCAAGTATGGAGGACAAGGACATAACCATGAGGCTCAGGCAGGCAGGGGACATACTTGGCATCAAGGTTCTTGACCATCTCATCTTCTCTCCAAACGGATACCACTCAATGCTAGAGAACGAAGAGTTCTAA